A region from the Rhodamnia argentea isolate NSW1041297 chromosome 7, ASM2092103v1, whole genome shotgun sequence genome encodes:
- the LOC115749746 gene encoding protein SODIUM POTASSIUM ROOT DEFECTIVE 3-like, whose product MKEIHSLHASQASTSTATLMDKSSSVGLGGRAIDRHNPIITDSRRLTTKQSPTSALHVPSRDPPSQLKPHHHQLQSTSKKGSSKPTPRDESKISPKSSEGRKDSVKDSSLKKKDVMQKTIALPGDLCTPPSSSRYLLSDTVLINDDSALTSVLDEHKKSQSSDRFERFGNSNPSASSRSKPTSDQVVVLRVSLHCRGCEGKVRKHLSKMAGVTSFNIDSAAKKVTVVGDVTPLSVLASVSKVKTARFWPFAPAVSSTNGSDSKI is encoded by the exons ATGAAGGAAATACACAGCCTCCATGCATCCCAAGCTTCGACTTCCACAGCCACCCTAATGGACAAATCCTCCTCTGTCGGACTCGGAGGCCGAGCCATCGACCGCCACAACCCAATCATCACTGATTCAAGGAGACTGACCACCAAACAGTCGCCCACTTCCGCACTACATGTGCCTTCGCGTGATCCACCAAGTCAACTAAAACCGCACCACCATCAACTTCAGAGCACCAGCAAGAAAGGCTCTTCCAAGCCAACTCCTCGTGATGAAAGCAAGATCTCTCCCAAATCGAGTGAAGGCCGAAAGGATTCTGTCAAGGACTCATCTTTGAAAAAGAAGGATGTTATGCAAAAGACAATTGCCCTTCCCGGTGACCTTTGCACCCCTCCTAGTTCCTCCAGATATCTGTTAAGTGACACCGTTTTAATCAACGACGACTCAGCTTTAACTTCAGTTTTGGATGAGCACAAGAAGAGCCAGTCTTCGGATCGGTTTGAGCGATTTGGCAATTCCAATCCCTCGGCCTCTTCTCGCTCAAAACCCACTTCAGACCag GTTGTCGTATTGAGGGTCTCGCTGCACTGTCGAGGGTGCGAAGGAAAAGTTCGAAAACATCTGTCGAAGATGGCCG GAGTGACATCCTTCAACATAGATTCTGCAGCAAAGAAAGTGACGGTGGTAGGAGATGTGACGCCTTTGAGTGTCCTGGCAAGTGTTTCCAAGGTGAAAACCGCCAGGTTCTGGCCATTTGCCCCGGCAGTTTCCTCGACCAATGGATCAGACAGCAAAATCTGA